The region TGATAAGGtgaatatttgtataaatactgacttttaaaatttttttatgttacaggCTTCTGCACTAGAAGTCAGGATCAGCAGTCCACCTGTCCTGTTGGTAAGTGCTACACATTCCCAGGCCGACAAGAGGTATGCTGCATTTTCCCGTAATCACCAGTGCACATGCATGGCACTCACATTTTTAGCTTACCACAATGAGGGGTTGCAGTTTGACACAGTGATGCTTGATAGAGTGATTGAAAAAGGAGACCAACTTTATGCCGGCGTTAAACAGCAACTGATCAGTGATGGAACATTTCGTGACAATCACTTGACGTTTGAACAGATGCCTGACCATGTACTGACCGATAGGAACATCTATGCAGTACACACAACTGGTTTAAGGGTAGGTCATGTTTTTGCTCGTAGCAGGAGCACTCAAGGATCTCGACAATTGGGTTTGCATCTTGCCCTGCAACTGGAATGTCTGTCGGAAAATGTAACCCATGCTTTCCTTTTGGTGACTCCAGAGTGCATTGCAGTTTTCAGGGACAGAAGCGGTCGGTTTGGAGTTTTTGATTCCCACTCAAGAAATTCAGCAGGCCTGCCCCACCCCAGTGGAACTGCAGTAATGATGACTTTCTGCAACCTGTCTGACTTGGTCAGCCATCTATTGAAGCTCTTTCGAAATCGCGGCCCCAATGCCACCTATGAGTTTGTGCCAGTAGGTTTTGACAGGGAAAATGAAGATCATTCTCAGAACTTGACTTTTGACAACATTTCACCTGTAGCAACACAGGTAAGTCCAACTGCTTTGAAATCAGAGAGTCCGTCTGATGAGGAAATGCCTCCTTGGCTTAGGGAAGTTGCAAACGTATTAGAGGAGAGACCTCCAACCATTACAAATTTGTCAAAAGTGCCAAAAACCgatagaagaaaaattaaaaacaggatcaaaacacaacagagacagaatgtaggaagtaaaatgaaacaaagttcatctgaaaaagaaagatatCTGACATCTCCAACATTTAGGACCAAAAAGCTACAGGccttaaaagaaaactatattCTTCATAAAGTAGAGAGGAAGGATCAGTTAAATAACAGATATAGAACAGATGCATTTTTCCGGAAGAGAcgaataaattacattaaggaCAGATTCGATTTTGTCCGTAGCTTCAGAGACAGTCATAAAGCCAAGATGGCTGAGTATATGAAGAAACGATTCAGAGAGGATCCGGCctttagaagcagaaaaaaatcaaacatcagGAATCGATTCAGAGATGATCCGGCCTTTAGAAGCAGACAAAAAGCATACATCAGGAATCGATTCAGAGATGATCCGGCCTTTAGAAGCAGACAAAAAGCATACATCAGGAATCGATTCAGAGATGATCCGGCCTTTAGAAGCAGACAAAAATCAAATATCAGAAATCGATTCAGAAACGATCCGGTCTTcagaagcaaacacaaaaaaacaatgcgTGAATATATGAAGGCGAAGTATCATAGTGAGCCTGCTTATCgagcaaaacataaagaaaaatgtgctgcCAACAGAAGAGGCAGACTATCAAGAGAAGCACATTCCCAAAATTTAACACTGCAGCATGCTTTGCGAATCACAAGGAAGTATAAAAGAAACGTAAGCTTCCACCTTGAAACTCCAAGCTCTCTGATAACTGAGGAAATGAAAGCTGCAATACAAAACTTTTATAAGAACATTAAAAACGGACCCACATATGTTTGCACCGTGTGTCACAGAGCTCTTTTCCCCAATCAAGTAAAGCGCTGTAAACGAGATAAATATACCAAGAATATGCGTGTAGTAGCTGATTGTCTAACCGGTACATATGTTCATGTGTGTGGATCTGCATGCTCAACCCCATGTTCTGTACCCGAAGAAAGGATGGGGGAGTGGATCTGCTACACATGTGACAGCCATCTAACCAGAGGAAAGATGCCATCTATTGCTGCTGTTAATAACCTTCACCTAGCTTCTGTTCCACCAGAGCTTGCGGAATTGAATGTACTTGAACGgcaattaattgcaaaaatTCTACCTTTTGCAAAAATTGTTTCCTTGCCCAAAGGACAGCAAAGGGCAATACATGGAGCGGTTGTCTGTGTTCCTTCTGAAATGGAAACAGTCGTAAACAGTCTTCCGAGGCCCCGTGAGGAAGCCCAGCTTTTACAGGTGAAGCTGAAGAGAAAAACCAAGTATAAAGGATACCAATACTTTTACAcagtaaacatgaaaaatgtcttagCTGCACTGACCAAGCTTAAAGAGAGTCATCCGGATTACAAAGAAGTAAGTATAAATGAAAGTGCAACATTTGAAGATTTCCAAGAGGATCAGCCAGTTGAGGACTTGGAAACAGAAGCAGCGGAGACTGAAATGGATATAGAAGCAGACCAGCAACCTGACCACATAGGGATAGAGCATCAGGCACTTCGACCTGGTCTGATCTTGGACACCTGCATGCAGCCTCCTGACATAGCACAGGAAGTATTGTCATATGGAGAAGGGATTTTCAGCATTGCGCCGGCTCAGGGGAACAAGCCCATCTCCTTCTTCAGTGTTCCAAGACTTGAAGCAAATGCTTATCCCGTACATTTCCCAACTGGAATAAACACATTAGATGAAGCCCGCCGTGTTGCACTTTCACCGAGTATGTATTTCAATGTACGACTTTTCTCAATAGATACTCGGTTTGCCAAAGACCAGAGTTACCTTTTCTTTGCTCAGTTTGTCACGGAAACTCATATTGCCAATAGTAGTATGTCCATTCagagaagaaaagggaaacCAAGCACCAAAGatgggaaaaatatttccagcaaAATGCTGCAGGATAAAGAGGAGTTGCAAAAACTTATCCAGAATAAAGAGGCTACCCGTTTCATGCAACCCTTAAGAGGAACTCCAGCTTATTGGGAGAAAGGGTTACGTGATTTGCACGCCATGGTGAGGCAACTTGGAAAGCCCACTTTCTTTTGCACGttctctgctgctgaaatgagATGGCCAGAAGTCATTGAGGCCATCAAAGGTCAACATGGCGAGCAGGTAGATTTTTCTGAGCTTGACTGGAATGCAAAATGTGACATTCTTAGAAGCAACCCTGTAACCGTCATGCGCATGTTTGAAAAGAGAGTGGATGCACTGTTTAGAGACCTCATTCTTTCCCCTGCACAGCCCCTTGGAGCAGTGGACGATTACTTTTATCGTGTAGAATTTCAGGCAAGGGGTTCACCACACATACATGCTGTGATATGGATTAAGGATGCACCTGAAATGGAAGACCCCTCATGTTGCGGTGAAGTCATAAAGTTCATCGATCGTCACATATCCTGTCAGTTGCCTGATGAAACCAGAGATCCAGAGCTTCACAAAATAGTCACAGAGGTTCAAATGCACAGCAAAAAGCActcaaaatcatgcaaaaaagGTAATGTTGAATGCAGATTTGGATTCCCCAAACTAGCAATGGACCGCACCAGAATCACCGTCCCAGTAATTGACTTTGATTTGGAAATTGATGATGAAACACCAAAGCAAAGTAAGCCAAAAGGTAGGAGAAAGTCCAAAAAATCGAGATCACCATTTGTCTCAAACCTACAAAGAGAGGCtaagaagaaactgaaaacagttAGAGATTTACTGAAAGATGACAAATCATCTTTCAGGGATTTGTCAGAGTTACTCCAGGCTTGTAATATGACTAAAATAGAGTACAATGGCCATGTTGATGCTCTCACTTCTGGAATGGTGGTAATGATGAAACGGGATCCTAAAGATAGCTGGGTCAATGGGTACAACCCCGATCTCCTTCGTGCATGGAATGCTAACATGGACATTCAGTATGTGCTTGATGAGTACACCTGCATTGAGTACATGATGTCCTACATAGCCAAGCCAGAGCATGAAATGGCGCAGTTCCTCAAGTCTGTTGTTGATGATTTAAAGACGGCCAATGTTAGCCAACGCGATGAGATGAAGAAGATCATGCAGGCTTATTCAAAACAGAGAGAGGTTAGTGCTCAAGAATCCGTTGCGCGCACTTGTAGCCTACCTCTCAAAAAGTCCTCTCGTAGTGTCCTTTTTCTTCAAACAGATGAAGACGGTATAAAAATGAGTCTTCCGATGAGTAAACTCGTAAACATGTCCCCAGATGAAGAGAATGTGTGGATGAAAGGATTGCCGGAAAAATATCTCAACAGACCAGACACATTAGAATTCGAACACATGTGCCTGGCAGAATTTGCATCAGAATACCGGGTTCTATATGGTAGGCAAATTGAAGGGCCAAATGCAATTGCCCTCCTTAATGATGCAGGATACATCCAGAAAAGAACTATCGGCAAACCTGCAGTTATTAGATTTACTCGtttctctgagaaaaaaacacccGAAAAGTTTTACAGACGGCTTCTGAAGTTGTATTTTCCTCATAGACGAGATGAGGACCTAAAAAATGAGGAATGCACAACCTACGAAGCCTTTTACAACAACGGTTTTCGTGGTAGATATCGGGTTAAACAGTATGTGGATTTCAATTGCAAAAGGTATGAAGGGCAAGGTAAGAAAATTGATAAGATTATGGAAGATCTGAATAAGCAAGGACCGGTTCGTAATGCGTGGAACA is a window of Xiphophorus maculatus strain JP 163 A chromosome 4, X_maculatus-5.0-male, whole genome shotgun sequence DNA encoding:
- the LOC111608422 gene encoding uncharacterized protein LOC111608422; the encoded protein is MPRRGRRSEAAKVRWRKLEIVPVDAKPGTPPLAPSAWNPTRSPPKKMSRLLEGELHDQMSPPVVRQEEPRVPPTSPGLRRGTGRRHRVETWPASRVTRRSCKLVLPTAGALEKKFALLVGDSHLRAFVDGYSTMPKGDFSLGVLASPGASAEELRLEVLDAVLPRPPEVICLLAPSNNLTASRTVVEAGAAFDALLSTVCNLSANVVVVDFPPRLCVEVSVQQLLRQEFQRVAGQRSVRYLPVTEHFPLSCLALWSRDGVHLSDHPGMEVLAQLLEAAVCSQLELSASKSPAPVMLADPPPGTASPPPVRRPLPRMVVVSEEAAPRRSESFAWTVVGGGRKGDLLDSSIPPNPVCFSPALLEEMDRIVPASGLETPLPTCSPKGKKKATVRRRPISYPSKLNPVEQQMEGAPRETNSKARRQAQSPVPPMNVQDESSSVPQEEHFWDGSCKASALEVRISSPPVLLVSATHSQADKRYAAFSRNHQCTCMALTFLAYHNEGLQFDTVMLDRVIEKGDQLYAGVKQQLISDGTFRDNHLTFEQMPDHVLTDRNIYAVHTTGLRVGHVFARSRSTQGSRQLGLHLALQLECLSENVTHAFLLVTPECIAVFRDRSGRFGVFDSHSRNSAGLPHPSGTAVMMTFCNLSDLVSHLLKLFRNRGPNATYEFVPVGFDRENEDHSQNLTFDNISPVATQVSPTALKSESPSDEEMPPWLREVANVLEERPPTITNLSKVPKTDRRKIKNRIKTQQRQNVGSKMKQSSSEKERYLTSPTFRTKKLQALKENYILHKVERKDQLNNRYRTDAFFRKRRINYIKDRFDFVRSFRDSHKAKMAEYMKKRFREDPAFRSRKKSNIRNRFRDDPAFRSRQKAYIRNRFRDDPAFRSRQKAYIRNRFRDDPAFRSRQKSNIRNRFRNDPVFRSKHKKTMREYMKAKYHSEPAYRAKHKEKCAANRRGRLSREAHSQNLTLQHALRITRKYKRNVSFHLETPSSLITEEMKAAIQNFYKNIKNGPTYVCTVCHRALFPNQVKRCKRDKYTKNMRVVADCLTGTYVHVCGSACSTPCSVPEERMGEWICYTCDSHLTRGKMPSIAAVNNLHLASVPPELAELNVLERQLIAKILPFAKIVSLPKGQQRAIHGAVVCVPSEMETVVNSLPRPREEAQLLQVKLKRKTKYKGYQYFYTVNMKNVLAALTKLKESHPDYKEVSINESATFEDFQEDQPVEDLETEAAETEMDIEADQQPDHIGIEHQALRPGLILDTCMQPPDIAQEVLSYGEGIFSIAPAQGNKPISFFSVPRLEANAYPVHFPTGINTLDEARRVALSPSMYFNVRLFSIDTRFAKDQSYLFFAQFVTETHIANSSMSIQRRKGKPSTKDGKNISSKMLQDKEELQKLIQNKEATRFMQPLRGTPAYWEKGLRDLHAMVRQLGKPTFFCTFSAAEMRWPEVIEAIKGQHGEQVDFSELDWNAKCDILRSNPVTVMRMFEKRVDALFRDLILSPAQPLGAVDDYFYRVEFQARGSPHIHAVIWIKDAPEMEDPSCCGEVIKFIDRHISCQLPDETRDPELHKIVTEVQMHSKKHSKSCKKGNVECRFGFPKLAMDRTRITVPVIDFDLEIDDETPKQSKPKGRRKSKKSRSPFVSNLQREAKKKLKTVRDLLKDDKSSFRDLSELLQACNMTKIEYNGHVDALTSGMVVMMKRDPKDSWVNGYNPDLLRAWNANMDIQYVLDEYTCIEYMMSYIAKPEHEMAQFLKSVVDDLKTANVSQRDEMKKIMQAYSKQREVSAQESVARTCSLPLKKSSRSVLFLQTDEDGIKMSLPMSKLVNMSPDEENVWMKGLPEKYLNRPDTLEFEHMCLAEFASEYRVLYGRQIEGPNAIALLNDAGYIQKRTIGKPAVIRFTRFSEKKTPEKFYRRLLKLYFPHRRDEDLKNEECTTYEAFYNNGFRGRYRVKQYVDFNCKRYEGQGKKIDKIMEDLNKQGPVRNAWNTFAPEVEVDSLECAAERPPLQEDEEQDPIPDYEIDVSTVDMPKIEAPKLSPDFIRQMYRSLNETQASVFYAIRDWCLKRVWGEKPEPFFYFLTGGAGCGKSHVIKCVYQEATKLLRQLPRILDIGDMSKPTVLLTAFTGTAAYNISGKTLHSILKLPKSLKPPYKGLGNSLDEVRAVLSNVEILIIDEISMVSKDLLAYVHWRFQQIKGNNRFMGGVSVLAVGDFFQLPPLGRSKPLCVAEDGVLDIWNENFQMISLTEIMRQKDDRTFAELLNRIRVKGKADSLSKDDKTLLIQAVTDSKECPMDVLHIFATNKQVDTHNAAVVTSLGVVTVDIEAEDYKRVTKTGNMINLGCCIAGNKRDLSNNIQAGLGFRVMIIRNLDVEDGLVNGTFGTIADIVTSTKDGKNSVKLIGLKLDNPLAGHTKKIQGKPDSFVYIERFEEQSSVKGVVRRQFPIRLAFGCTAHKVQGMTMKSAVISLKRIFEPGMAYVALSRTTSLEGLKIIDFDESKIYADKNIRAAMESMRSASFLHIRPLLHFQSGHQGATLTIVHHNVEGLVCHSEDMKQHHELMLADVLCLTETHLFGSSVPASCQMEGYSFFSRNRHVSYSNRVDIATKEGGGVATYCRSLLQPQERRFFNQVTDIEFNVVKVETPIRALIATVYRPPSYDLGTFLRNLQNLLDGLNSMDIRPVVILGDFNEDLIPPGKKAINELFRAKGFMQLISDATTEKRTLLDHIYISNPEYCIQSGVLQAYYSYHNPIYCVLASV